TCCTGCAGGCCTGGTCTGGCGATCTCTACGCGGTGATGGGCGATCGCATGTCCGATGGCGCCCGCGCCATCCGCATCTATTTCAACCCGCTCATCTCGTTGATCTGGCTCGGCGCCTTCGTCATGTTCCTCGGCGGCTGCATCTCGCTCACCGACCGGCGCTTCCGGGTGGGGGCGCCCAAGACCGCGCGCCAATTGCAGCCCGTTCCGGCGGAGTGAAGCGATGAAGCGGGTCGGTACGGCGCTTCTTCTCTTTCTGCTCTGGATCGCTCCGCTGGGGGCGGTCGAGCCCGACGAGATACTGGCTGATCCGGCGCTTGAAGCCCGCGCGCGCGCGCTGTCGATGGGACTGCGCTGCCTGGTCTGCCAGAACCAGTCGATCGATGATTCGAATGCGCCCCTCGCTCGCGACCTGCGCATTCTTCTGCGCGAGCGCCTGACGGCCGGCGACAACGACCAGCAGGCGGTCGACTATATCGTGGCGCGTTACGGCGACTTTGTTTTGTTGCGCCCGCGCTTCACCGCCGAGACATGGATTCTGTGGATCGGTCCGTTCGTGCTGCTGCTGGTAGGTGGAACATTTCTTCTCATGCGCCGGCGCAACAACAAGGAAGACGCGGTCGAGCGTTCGCTCGATCCGCAGGAGCAGGCCGACTTGGAGCGCCTGCTGGACCGCCGCTAGACCACGATCACTTCAGTAGATGTGATCGACATTTTGAGTTGGCGCGTGATCGGACGGAAAGCCTGTGCCGGCTTTTCCTGGTCATGTGCGTGGAATTTCCAGTCACATCGCTATCACATCAAAGTGAAGCCGTGACAAGGGGTTAGACGGCCCGGATTACAGAAGATTCACATTGTAGAAAGGTCTCCGTAATTCGCCGATACCTACGTTTACTGTCACATGAATGCATGGGACACAGGAGACCCTTCCATGACTACAAGCACCAAGGTGCGCAATCGCGTAATAGGCGCAATGGCCTTCGGCCTTCTGGCCGCGACGGCATTGTCCGCAAACTTTATGATCGCCCCATCCGTACCCGCGCTGGCCGAAACGGCGCAGCAGGTGGCGCCGCAGGCGGGCTTTGCCGATCTGGCTGAGAAAGTGATGCCGGCGGTCATCTCCGTTGAGGTCAATATCGCCAACGCCGCCGACGACGGCAGCGATGACGGCCAGGACGGCCCGGGCGTGCCGAACCTGCCGCAGGACAGTCCCTTCCGCGACTTCTTCAATCAGTTCCCGCAGTTCCGTGACCAGTTCCCGCAGGCGCCGCGCCAGCCGCGTGGCGGCATCGCGCAGGGCTCGGGCTTCGTGATCTCGGCCGACGGTTACGCCGTTACCAACAATCACGTCGTTGGCAATGCCGACAAGGTGTCGGTGAAGTTCAGCGACGGTCAGCAGTATGACGCCAAGGTGATTGGCACCGATCCCAAGACCGATCTCGCTCTGATCAAGATCGAGGGTGGCAAGAACTTCGCCTTCGTGAAATTCTCCGGCAAGGAACCGCGCGTCGGCGACTGGGTGATGGCGGTGGGCAACCCCTTCGGTCTCGGCGGCACCGTGACCACCGGTATCATCTCGGCCCGCGGCCGTGATATCGGCTCGGGTCCCTATGACGACTTCCTGCAGATCGACGCCCCGATCAACAAGGGCAACTCCGGTGGACCCGCCTTCAATCTCGATGGCGACGTGGTCGGCATCAACACCGCCATCTACTCGCCCTCGGGCGGCAGCGTGGGTATCGGTTTCGCCATCCCGGCCGCGACCGCCCAGGATGTGATCGTCAGCCTCAAGGACAGCGGCAAGGTGACCCGCGGCTGGCTCGGCG
This genomic stretch from Nordella sp. HKS 07 harbors:
- a CDS encoding cytochrome c-type biogenesis protein, with the translated sequence MKRVGTALLLFLLWIAPLGAVEPDEILADPALEARARALSMGLRCLVCQNQSIDDSNAPLARDLRILLRERLTAGDNDQQAVDYIVARYGDFVLLRPRFTAETWILWIGPFVLLLVGGTFLLMRRRNNKEDAVERSLDPQEQADLERLLDRR
- a CDS encoding Do family serine endopeptidase gives rise to the protein MTTSTKVRNRVIGAMAFGLLAATALSANFMIAPSVPALAETAQQVAPQAGFADLAEKVMPAVISVEVNIANAADDGSDDGQDGPGVPNLPQDSPFRDFFNQFPQFRDQFPQAPRQPRGGIAQGSGFVISADGYAVTNNHVVGNADKVSVKFSDGQQYDAKVIGTDPKTDLALIKIEGGKNFAFVKFSGKEPRVGDWVMAVGNPFGLGGTVTTGIISARGRDIGSGPYDDFLQIDAPINKGNSGGPAFNLDGDVVGINTAIYSPSGGSVGIGFAIPAATAQDVIVSLKDSGKVTRGWLGVQIQPVTDDIAEGLNLKDKKGALVADVTEKSPALAAGIKTGDTIVKVGNDEITDPRDLAKKVARYSPGKSVDVTIIRDGKSMVVPVELGKMPGEKEELASAKPAGHEDGMAELGVRLAPAEDGAGVKVIDVKPGSAADDRGIRAGDVILEVAGKEVHEPSDVKAALTAAKGSGKRVVMLVRSGDSQHFIALPGGGQG